AGCATGTGTACATTGATGTGCCGGAAGAGTTTGTCGGCGCGGTCACGGAAAAATTGTCGGTGCGCAAAGGCCGCATGACCAATCTGGTCAATCACGGTCACGGTCGGGTGAATCTCGAATTCAGCATTCCGTCGCGCGGACTCATCGGATTCCGCAGTCATTTCCTCACTGATACCAAGGGCTCCGGAGTGATGAATTCCATCTTTGACGGCTATCAGGTGTGGTTTGGTCCGATCCCGCAGCGCACCTCCGGGGCGCTGGTGGCGGACCGACCGGGCCGGGTGAATCAGTACGCCAGTTTGTCCATGGTGGACCGCGGCGAACTGTTTCTGGAAGTGGGCACCGAGGTGTACGAGGGGATGATCATCGGTGAGCGCAACCGCTCCGGCGACCTGGATGTGAACATCACCAAAGAGAAAAAACTCACCAATATGCGCAGTTCCACGGCCGAAGCCACGGTCACCCTGCGGCCGCCGCGCATGCTGTCCCTGGACCAGTCTATCGAGTTTATCGCCGAGGATGAAGTCGTGGAGGTGACGCCGAAAAACATTCGTCTGGCCAAAATGGAGCGCAGCAAACAGAAACGCGCGGCGCAGCAGAAAAAAGAAAAATGGGGCAAGGCGTAGGGCTGTATTAAAAATAAATGAATCAAGTCCGAGCTGTGTTTTGGGCAGCGTATCATTTCATGACTGGGGCTAAAGGCCCCTCATGGGTGTTGGATAATATTGAGGTCCACGCGCTAAAGCGCGTGGCTATGAAACGGTCAGTACGTTGTGGCTTTTCTCTAGCCGCGAGTTTCAGCTTGGGAAATGAAATTCCCCATTCAACCCTTTCTTTTTCGGTGACTGGAATGTAACTATTTGTGATGTGAGTAGAACAGCAAATCAGTTACATGATATCAACGTTTGTACGATTTACTGGCACCCTTACTTATATCCTTGACGCTTCGATGGCTCCATAATTTTTTTTGCCATTCTGTATAATCGAATGGAGACTTTATAATCAAAGAGATGAATCTTTCAGCATCAACATCTCCCAGTTCTGCAATAAGAGCTTCCAGCCCCTTTATTTTCAGTTCTTCATCGGTTTTCATGATACAATATTCCTCACAAAATTTATAGGATCAATGATTTTGATTTCATCATGATTTTTTATTTTATTCAATATATCATCATCTGTAGTTATGAAATAGTCGCACGATCCATATATAGAACAAGCAATGTGTAAAGCATCTTTGCTTTTAACGCCATTTTTTGTTATCTCTTCTGCTTTTTGTATAATAGAGTCGGTTTCAGAAATATTGATAACAGCATGTTTTCGCCATAACTGGATTGAACGTTGCCGTTCTCGAAAAGGATTCACTGAATTTTCATACTCCAGTATATAGGACCACACGAACTCTAAATTACTGTTAATGATCCTGTTTTGAATAAATAATTTTGCTTCTGTTTCTAATCTAATTCTTGTTTGTTTCTGATCGTCAAAAGGACGATTAAAACAGCAATTGTCAAGGTATATTCGCATATTTTGCTCTGGATTTCAGAATTTATACTTTAATATACAGAATACTTTATACTCGGTCAATATTTTATTAGCAGATTGGATTTAGAGACTTTTTACTCTGGTATTTTCTATTATTTCAAAGGAATATTGTTTTTATCCCCCTGTTATTGTATATTGAAAACTGCAAACAACCGGCTGCAGCGCCTGTTTTTTGATCGGCGTGCGCCGGAGATTTTCATAAATTCACGGAGGACCTATGTCTGAACTCACTGCATTGCAGCCCCAGCGGCTCTGGAAATTTTTCGACGACCTGCGTCAGATCCCGCGGCCGTCCGGCCAGGAGGAAAAAGTGGCCGATTATCTGGTCAAATTTGCCAAGGATCACAATCTGGATTATAAAAAAGACGACGTGGGCAATGTGCTCATCACACATCCCGGATCCAAAGGTTACGAATCGTCGCCAACTGTGGTTTTGCAGGCACATACGGATATGGTGTGTGAAAAAAACTCGGATGTCGACTTTGATTTTGACAAGGATCCCATCAAGGTCAAGATTGAGGACAACTGGGTGACGGCGGACGGCACCACACTGGGCGCGGACAACGGCATCGGCGTGGCTGCGGCGCTGGCGATCCTGGAGGATGATTCGCTGACGCATGGTCCGCTGGAAGCTCTGTTCACTGTGGATGAAGAACGCGGTCTGATCGGTGCGGTAAGCGTGCCCACGGACTGGCTCAAAGGCCGCAAACTGATCAATCTGGACAGTGAGGATATCGGACTGTTCTCCATCGGCTGCGCCGGGGGCGCGGACAGTCACGTCACCCTGCCGGTCAAACGCCGGGCGCCCAAAGGCAGTCAGGCGCTCAAAGTGCACGTGTCCGGTCTGCGCGGCGGTCATTCCGGTATCGACATTCATGAAGGCCGCGGCAATGCGGTCAAGATTCTCAACCGATTGCTGTATCAGCTGAACAAAGATATTGATCTCGAACTGGCGTCTCTAAACGGCGGCGACAAGCACAATGCTATCCCGAGGGAAGCGGTGGCGCATATTGTGGTGGCGGACCAGGATGCGGATTCGGCGACCGAAAAGCTCAACGCTGCGATCGAAGAGATCAAAACAGAATTTCATCCGGTGGAAGAACATATCAATCTGACTGTAGAACCGGTCAACACCGGTCTGCAGGTTCTGGAC
This genomic window from candidate division KSB1 bacterium contains:
- a CDS encoding PIN domain-containing protein; the encoded protein is MRIYLDNCCFNRPFDDQKQTRIRLETEAKLFIQNRIINSNLEFVWSYILEYENSVNPFRERQRSIQLWRKHAVINISETDSIIQKAEEITKNGVKSKDALHIACSIYGSCDYFITTDDDILNKIKNHDEIKIIDPINFVRNIVS
- a CDS encoding aminoacyl-histidine dipeptidase, yielding MSELTALQPQRLWKFFDDLRQIPRPSGQEEKVADYLVKFAKDHNLDYKKDDVGNVLITHPGSKGYESSPTVVLQAHTDMVCEKNSDVDFDFDKDPIKVKIEDNWVTADGTTLGADNGIGVAAALAILEDDSLTHGPLEALFTVDEERGLIGAVSVPTDWLKGRKLINLDSEDIGLFSIGCAGGADSHVTLPVKRRAPKGSQALKVHVSGLRGGHSGIDIHEGRGNAVKILNRLLYQLNKDIDLELASLNGGDKHNAIPREAVAHIVVADQDADSATEKLNAAIEEIKTEFHPVEEHINLTVEPVNTGLQVLDPESQDVLMALIFAYPHGVLAMSRTIDGLVETSNNVASVKTSDQEVKLHLSARSSNDAALQATLDKFVAITKLANAEIEQPEGYPGWMPDVDSEILKIAMDTYKQVTGENAQYEAIHAGLECGLIGEKFDGMDMISVGPTLKHPHSPDERVDIETVDVFYKHVLRMLEVLASQ